One Dialister invisus DSM 15470 genomic region harbors:
- a CDS encoding amino acid ABC transporter permease encodes MDIDFMMKYAPLFAKAAWTTLGIGAAGIFLSFLAGLVISVIRYRKIPFLLPLSTAYVELSRNTPLLVQLFFLYFGLPKAGIHISGETCAAAGLTFLGGSYMAEALRSGIESVSVSQYESAAALGLTEHQIFRFVVFPQAFTVSLPPLCANVLFLIKETSVFSVCAVPDLMYIAKDLIGLYYKTDETLWMLVISYLIILLPISAGSSLLERRLRHGPYRDTDPA; translated from the coding sequence TTGGATATTGATTTTATGATGAAATACGCTCCCCTTTTCGCAAAGGCGGCATGGACGACACTTGGTATCGGCGCAGCCGGTATTTTTCTTTCTTTTCTTGCTGGACTTGTCATCAGTGTGATCCGATACAGGAAGATCCCTTTTCTTCTTCCCCTTTCCACGGCGTATGTGGAACTGTCAAGGAATACGCCTCTCCTGGTCCAGCTTTTTTTCCTCTACTTCGGCCTTCCGAAAGCAGGCATCCATATTTCCGGTGAAACCTGCGCCGCCGCAGGGCTCACTTTCCTTGGCGGAAGCTACATGGCGGAAGCCCTCCGAAGCGGAATTGAGTCTGTGTCCGTCTCTCAATATGAATCGGCAGCCGCCCTCGGCCTTACGGAGCATCAGATTTTCCGTTTTGTAGTTTTCCCGCAGGCTTTTACCGTTTCCCTTCCGCCTCTCTGCGCAAACGTTTTATTTCTTATCAAAGAAACCTCTGTTTTCAGCGTCTGCGCAGTGCCTGACCTGATGTACATCGCCAAAGACCTCATTGGGCTTTACTATAAGACCGATGAAACTCTCTGGATGCTCGTCATTTCTTACCTCATCATCCTTCTCCCTATTTCGGCGGGATCGTCATTACTGGAAAGGAGGCTCCGTCATGGACCATACAGGGATACGGATCCTGCTTGA
- a CDS encoding amino acid ABC transporter permease, with product MDHTGIRILLEGSNGLRLLSGLWTTVEISLLSVIGSVIFGLFTGLFMTLQNRAAKLISRFYLEFIRIMPQLVLLFIAYFGITRAFGISLSGFTASVIVFILWGAAEMGDLVRGALISIPKSQYESAEALGLSRRQMYRFIIIPQSLRRLLPPAINLFTRIIKTTSLVVLIGVVEMLKTGQQIIEANRYTAPDAALWIYAAIFFLYFLACYPLSRMAAYLEKKWTD from the coding sequence ATGGACCATACAGGGATACGGATCCTGCTTGAGGGCAGCAACGGTTTGCGCCTTCTTTCCGGATTGTGGACGACCGTGGAAATATCCCTTCTTTCCGTAATCGGTTCCGTGATTTTCGGCCTTTTCACCGGTCTTTTCATGACACTCCAAAACAGAGCGGCAAAACTTATTTCCCGTTTTTACCTGGAGTTTATCCGCATCATGCCGCAGCTTGTCCTTCTCTTCATCGCCTATTTCGGCATCACGCGAGCATTTGGTATCAGCCTGTCCGGATTTACCGCCTCTGTCATCGTTTTCATCTTATGGGGAGCAGCGGAAATGGGCGACCTTGTCAGAGGCGCGCTCATCTCTATCCCTAAGAGTCAGTACGAAAGCGCGGAAGCTTTAGGCCTTTCCCGCCGGCAGATGTACCGCTTCATCATTATCCCCCAGTCGCTCCGACGCTTGCTTCCGCCGGCGATCAACCTGTTTACGCGGATCATTAAGACCACTTCTCTCGTCGTCCTCATCGGTGTCGTGGAAATGCTGAAAACAGGCCAGCAAATCATTGAAGCAAACAGATACACCGCTCCCGACGCGGCACTTTGGATCTACGCCGCAATATTTTTCCTTTACTTCCTCGCCTGCTATCCGCTTTCCCGAATGGCGGCATATTTGGAAAAGAAATGGACAGACTGA
- a CDS encoding amino acid ABC transporter ATP-binding protein translates to MAENILLHTEHLSKKFGEQFILKDISLDVKKSEVVVIIGPSGCGKSTFLRCINGLEPLSGGKVELDGQNISDGSVSGAAICQRIGMVFQSYDLFPHMTVLENIILAPTEVQKRKREEVTAEARQLLKRIGLEDKENARPGELSGGQKQRIAMIRALIMKPEIMLFDEVTASLDPEMVREVLDVIMELAKEGMTMLIVSHEMQFARAVADRILFFDQGVIEEEGTPSELFDHPKRERTKQFLHSFRYERSQ, encoded by the coding sequence ATGGCAGAAAACATCCTGCTCCACACAGAGCATCTCAGCAAAAAATTCGGAGAACAATTTATCTTGAAAGACATCTCTCTTGATGTAAAGAAAAGTGAAGTCGTCGTGATTATCGGACCGTCAGGCTGCGGCAAATCCACTTTCCTGCGATGTATCAACGGCCTTGAGCCGCTTTCTGGAGGAAAAGTGGAACTGGACGGGCAGAATATTTCCGACGGCTCCGTCTCAGGAGCCGCCATCTGCCAGCGTATCGGCATGGTCTTCCAAAGCTATGACCTTTTCCCTCACATGACCGTTCTGGAGAATATCATCCTTGCCCCCACGGAAGTGCAGAAACGGAAGAGAGAAGAAGTCACCGCCGAAGCAAGGCAGCTGCTGAAACGAATCGGACTGGAAGACAAAGAAAATGCCCGTCCCGGAGAATTATCAGGCGGGCAGAAACAGCGCATCGCCATGATACGCGCTCTCATCATGAAGCCGGAAATCATGCTTTTCGATGAAGTCACCGCTTCCCTTGACCCTGAAATGGTGCGGGAAGTCTTAGACGTCATCATGGAGCTGGCAAAAGAAGGCATGACCATGCTCATCGTAAGCCATGAAATGCAATTTGCCCGTGCCGTGGCAGACCGTATCCTCTTCTTTGATCAGGGTGTCATTGAAGAAGAAGGAACCCCGTCTGAACTCTTTGATCACCCGAAACGGGAACGGACGAAACAGTTTTTACATTCATTCAGATATGAAAGAAGTCAGTAG